One part of the Methanobrevibacter sp. genome encodes these proteins:
- a CDS encoding glycosyltransferase family 39 protein, translated as MIKEFVGKKDKYYLIAILLLSAILVGYYINFNDRIGISCSDVYVYLLNALYYTGTNVHSTKFIYISPPICFLTSIFFRVGFVDKLAIYIVTGLFAIFGNVGFYLLLRKFFNEELSLTGTILYSTFSLYLTWLANGTLDIPATGIIIWIALFAIIAIRENPKYYEYLIPLIAFGFFIRYTTILTVPAFLLLYVLENGFKINADSRKHIKKGIIYGIIFSVIILMPILLMGNGNFEVASQIANGIQGTSGSETDPAFNPDVSYYLVNFPNFISNSNTVFEANPVLNSPTVLSYAIFALLFVGAGFWLYGHEFKFEKKDAIAAAVILIGILSFTRTSSVVTTLLILIGMYLIGKDRECKNGIFMLGWILANAIFLSYYIVKVNRYILPTFPPFIFFILIAIENIQKHVKINKNIIPTALIVLFVIQAFAFTATFEPTDKYTSTEEISNYIIDSNPDFENMTIGVYNIRPYSWWLGSNTIGIPSNHQSDIDKSNVSYYIANKPMDNLTNYTEIKNIANLYLYEKNTV; from the coding sequence ATGATTAAAGAGTTTGTAGGTAAAAAAGACAAATACTATTTAATAGCTATTCTATTACTTAGTGCCATTTTAGTGGGATATTACATTAATTTCAATGATAGGATTGGCATTTCTTGTTCGGATGTTTATGTTTACCTTTTAAACGCTCTTTATTATACCGGAACAAATGTCCATTCAACAAAATTCATTTACATCTCCCCTCCAATATGTTTTTTAACTTCAATTTTCTTTAGAGTGGGATTTGTTGATAAACTGGCAATATACATTGTTACAGGATTATTTGCAATTTTTGGAAATGTTGGTTTTTATTTACTGTTAAGAAAATTCTTTAATGAGGAATTAAGCCTGACTGGAACCATTCTCTATTCAACATTCTCTCTTTATTTGACCTGGCTTGCAAATGGAACATTGGATATTCCTGCAACTGGAATAATAATCTGGATTGCATTATTTGCAATAATAGCCATCAGGGAAAATCCGAAATACTATGAATACCTAATTCCATTGATTGCATTTGGATTTTTCATAAGGTATACTACAATACTGACAGTGCCTGCATTTTTACTGCTTTATGTTCTTGAAAATGGTTTTAAAATAAACGCAGACTCACGAAAACATATTAAAAAAGGAATTATATATGGAATAATTTTTTCAGTAATCATATTAATGCCTATTTTACTTATGGGAAATGGAAATTTTGAAGTAGCTAGCCAAATAGCAAATGGAATACAGGGAACAAGCGGATCAGAAACAGACCCTGCATTTAATCCTGATGTAAGTTATTATTTAGTAAATTTCCCTAATTTCATATCAAACTCAAATACTGTATTTGAAGCAAATCCTGTCCTGAACTCACCTACAGTTTTATCATATGCAATATTCGCATTATTGTTTGTTGGAGCAGGATTCTGGCTATATGGCCATGAGTTTAAATTCGAAAAAAAGGATGCAATTGCTGCTGCAGTAATTTTAATAGGAATCCTCAGTTTTACAAGAACCAGTTCTGTGGTTACAACATTATTAATCTTAATCGGAATGTATTTAATCGGCAAAGACCGTGAATGCAAAAATGGAATATTTATGCTGGGTTGGATACTGGCGAATGCAATATTTCTCAGTTATTATATAGTTAAAGTCAACAGATATATTCTTCCGACATTTCCGCCATTCATATTCTTTATTTTAATTGCAATAGAAAATATTCAAAAGCATGTGAAAATTAATAAAAATATAATTCCAACAGCATTGATAGTTTTATTTGTAATTCAAGCATTTGCATTTACCGCCACATTTGAGCCAACAGACAAATACACTTCAACAGAAGAAATTTCAAATTACATAATTGACAGCAACCCTGATTTTGAAAATATGACAATAGGTGTTTACAATATAAGACCATACAGCTGGTGGCTTGGATCCAATACAATAGGAAT